The genomic region ATTGTTTAGAAAAAATAAATGCTAAACACGCCGAAATTTTTAAGATGAAAACGATAGATGGTGTGGATACCGAAGTTATTTGTAAAGAATTCGACATCACTCCGTCTAACCTCTGGGTGATCATTCACAGAGCCAGAACGGCATTAGCTGCTTGTCTGGAACAAAATTGGTTTTAATTATGCAGGAAGAAAAGAAATATATTGATTGTGATAAGGCCGAATGCTGTTGTGATAAAGGCCAGTATAAAGAAGCTGATAATATTGAAAAAATTCAATTATTAGAACATTTGGCCGAATGCCCTCGTTGCAGAGAATACAGTGAAAAAAACACACGCCTTACTGAGCTTATCGAAAAAGCAAAACTGAAATGTTGCAGTGAAGAAGAAAAAGAGTGTTGGCGTAAAGCTATAGAAGAAGAACTTAAAAAATCACATTCAGAATAACCAAAATCAGCACCCAGAAAATGGGCGCTGCCTCTACCCAAAAAGCAGCATAAAATGGCTTTTGCTTTATTCTAGAAGCCCACAGCATCAAAACTACCACTATAGAAAATATGCTTAGACCAATTAAACTATGATGACCAATATTGGTTCTAAAAAACGAAATACTTACCGCTAGTACCATCAATACAACACCAAAAAGTTTCGTATTTTTCACCCCTAACAATTGCGGAATTGTTTTTAAAGAAGGATCATCAAATCTTAGATCCCGAATTTCGAAAGGCAACATTAAGACAACATGAATCAATATTCGTTGAAAAATTGCTAAAAATTTATCCTGAAACGAAACATCGTATTGATGAAGTAACGGCAATAGAACTCCGGTCCCTGTAGCTGTTATAGCAATAACAAAAACCTTAACACCTGCGATATTTCTTAGATTTTGGTGTCCCCTTAAAACCGGAGTCGCGTAAAGTAAGGTAAGCATACCCAAAATAGAAGATGCAAACAAGGTTTTATAATCCTGCTTTAAGGTGAACCACAAAAGTGCCACAAAACAAAAAAAAGAAAATACCTGTATTATCTTAAGATTCCCGGCTAGACTGGAATGATGTAATCTCGCGACACTGGCATATTTTACAAAATTATAGCTGGTAATGGTCCCGAAGAAGATAAAACCCAATAGATTATGGTCGATTTTAATCCCGAACTCTAAAAAAGTGACCAGCGTAAAACAAACCACCGCAATCCCGGTATGAACACTAGAGTTTATATAAAGTTCAAAAAGATTTTTAAGCCGTTTCACGGGGCTAAAATAGCGATTTAAAACTTCAGTTTAATACTGGGCTAAATCAGATTCAATTTTATTAATTTTCAACAACTTAGATCAGGTTAAAAAATCTTTAAAAGTGTATCCCCTAATCATTAAATATTTACATCGAAATTATGTAATTTCGCGGCATCAAAAACACAACTATTTTATTTAATGAGAACAGATTCTTTTGCCCTTCGCCACATTGGTCCTAAAGAAGAAAATCTTAAAGAGATGCTTCAAACTATCGGTGTTGATAGTTTAGAGCAACTTATATACGAAACTATCCCAGACGATATTCGTTTAAAACAGCCCCTAAATCTACCAAAAGCGCTTAGTGAAAATCAATACGCAGAGCATATTGGGAAATTAGCGGCTAAAAACAAGGTTTTTAAATCTTACATCGGGCTAGGTTACCACCAGGGAATTCTACCTGCGGTAATACAGCGTAATATTTTAGAAAACCCGGGATGGTATACTGCATACACCCCTTATCAAGCAGAGATTGCTCAGGGAAGATTAGAAGCTTTATTAAATTTCCAGACGATGGTAAGCGATCTTACCGGGATGGAAATCGCCAATGCGTCTCTTTTAGATGAGTCTACTGCAGCAGCAGAAGCTATGGCTTTGTTGTTTGCGGTTAGAGATCGTAAGCAAAAGAAAGATGATGTAAATAAGTTTTTTGTTTCTGAAGAGGTTTTACCACAAACCATCTCGTTAATTAAAACCCGTGCAGAATTTTTAGGTATCGATATCGTACTTGGAGACCATGCAGAATTTGATTTTTCAGCCGAATTCTTTGGAGCTTTAATACAGTATCCTGGAAAATACGGACAGGTTTTTGATTATGCAGATTTTGTAAATAATTGTAACCTGAACTCTATAAAGGTTGCGGTTGCCGCAGATATTTTAAGTTTAGTAAAACTACAGGCTCCTGGTGAGCTGGGTGTAGATGTTGTGGTAGGTACCACCCAACGTTTTGGAATTCCGTTAGGTTACGGTGGCCCACATGCTGCTTATTTTGCTACTAAAGAAGCTTACAAAAGAAACCTTCCCGGTCGTATAATTGGAGTCACCAAAGATGCAGATGGCAACCATGCCTTAAGAATGGCTTTACAGACCAGGGAACAACATATAAAACGTGATCGTGCAACTTCAAATATTTGTACCGCTCAGGTTTTACTGGCCGTAATGGCAGGAATGTATGCGGTCTATCACGGACCAAAAGGATTGCAATACATTGCAGATACCGTTCACTATTCTACGACAAGCTTAGCTTCTCAATTAGAAAAATTAGGATACAAACAGGTAAATTCAGCTTACTTCGATACACTTCAGGTGAAAGCAGATGCTGAAAAAATTAAAGCTGCTGCGGAAGCTAAAGAATACAACTTCTACTATCCAGATGAAGAAACGGTTGTTATTGCTTTAAACGAAACGACAACTACTGAAGATATAAATACAGTGGCCTCGATTTTTGCTGAAGTAGCTGGTAAAGAAACCGAAGTACTTTCAGCATTAAAAGAAATTAATGCCATTCCAGAAGGAGTTTCAAGAAAAAAAGATTTCTTAAGTCATGACGTTTTTAACGCATATCATTCAGAAACCGAATTGATGCGTTATATCAAAAAATTAGAACGTAAAGATCTTTCCTTAAATCACTCGATGATTTCTTTAGGATCCTGTACCATGAAGTTGAATGCTGCTTCAGAAATGCTACCGCTTAGCAATCCACAATGGGGTAATATACACCCGTTTGCTCCGGTAGAACAGGCAGAAGGTTACCAGATCGTTCTTAAAGAACTGGAAAATCAACTTACAGAAATTACCGGCTTTTCAGCTACTTCGTTGCAACCAAACTCTGGGGCGCAGGGAGAATATGCAGGATTAATGGTCATTAGAGCTTACCATGAATCTCGTGGTGAAGGCCATCGTAACGTATGCTTAATTCCTTCCTCTGCACATGGTACCAACCCGGCTTCTGCGGTAATGGCAGGAATGAAAGTAGTGGTAACTAAAGCTACCGAAAACGGAAATATAGATATTGATGATCTAAGAGAAAAAGCGATCGAGCATAAAGATCATCTTGCTGCTTTAATGGTTACCTATCCTTCTACACATGGGGTATTCGAATCGGCTATTCGCGAGATTACCCAGATTATTCATGACAATGGGGGGCAGGTGTATATGGATGGTGCTAATATGAACGCTCAGGTTGGTTTAACCAATCCAGGAAATATTGGAGCCGATGTTTGTCACTTAAACCTACATAAAACCTTTGCCATTCCTCATGGAGGTGGTGGTCCGGGTGTTGGCCCTATTTGTGTTGCAAAACAACTGGTACCATTTTTACCAGGTAACCCCATAATTAAAACCGGGGGAGAAAAAGCAATTGGCGCAATTTCTTCAGCACCTTGGGGATCATCTTTAGTTTGTTTAATTTCTTACGGATATATAAAAATGCTGGGAAGTGGCGGCTTACAAAAAGCTACCGAGTATGCTATCCTGAATGCAAATTATATTAAAGAACGACTTTCAGAGCATTATAAAACCTTATATTCTGGCGAACGTGGACGTGCAGCTCACGAATTGATCTTGGATTGCCGCCCATTTAAAGACAACGGTATTGAGGTTACTGATATCGCGAAACGCCTTATTGATTACGGCTTTCATGCACCAACAGTATCTTTCCCTGTAGCGGGAACGGTAATGATCGAACCAACAGAAAGCGAAAGCAAAGCAGAGTTAGATCGTTTTTGTGATGCTTTGATTTCTATTAGAAAAGAAATCGAAGAAGCAAGTGAAAATGAGCCAAACAATGTACTAAAAAACGCTCCGCATACTATAAAAATGCTTACAGCAAGCGAATGGAATTTGCCATATAGCAGAGAAAAAGCAGCTTTTCCATTAGACTATATTGCAGATAATAAATTTTGGCCTACCGTTAGAAGAGTTGATGAAGCTTTTGGTGATCGAAATTTAATGTGTACCTGTCCTCCTATAGAAGAGTATATGGAAGCATAATCAAAAAATAATAAATTGGTGAAAGGCTATCAAATGTGATAGCCTTTTTT from Zunongwangia profunda SM-A87 harbors:
- the gcvP gene encoding aminomethyl-transferring glycine dehydrogenase, yielding MRTDSFALRHIGPKEENLKEMLQTIGVDSLEQLIYETIPDDIRLKQPLNLPKALSENQYAEHIGKLAAKNKVFKSYIGLGYHQGILPAVIQRNILENPGWYTAYTPYQAEIAQGRLEALLNFQTMVSDLTGMEIANASLLDESTAAAEAMALLFAVRDRKQKKDDVNKFFVSEEVLPQTISLIKTRAEFLGIDIVLGDHAEFDFSAEFFGALIQYPGKYGQVFDYADFVNNCNLNSIKVAVAADILSLVKLQAPGELGVDVVVGTTQRFGIPLGYGGPHAAYFATKEAYKRNLPGRIIGVTKDADGNHALRMALQTREQHIKRDRATSNICTAQVLLAVMAGMYAVYHGPKGLQYIADTVHYSTTSLASQLEKLGYKQVNSAYFDTLQVKADAEKIKAAAEAKEYNFYYPDEETVVIALNETTTTEDINTVASIFAEVAGKETEVLSALKEINAIPEGVSRKKDFLSHDVFNAYHSETELMRYIKKLERKDLSLNHSMISLGSCTMKLNAASEMLPLSNPQWGNIHPFAPVEQAEGYQIVLKELENQLTEITGFSATSLQPNSGAQGEYAGLMVIRAYHESRGEGHRNVCLIPSSAHGTNPASAVMAGMKVVVTKATENGNIDIDDLREKAIEHKDHLAALMVTYPSTHGVFESAIREITQIIHDNGGQVYMDGANMNAQVGLTNPGNIGADVCHLNLHKTFAIPHGGGGPGVGPICVAKQLVPFLPGNPIIKTGGEKAIGAISSAPWGSSLVCLISYGYIKMLGSGGLQKATEYAILNANYIKERLSEHYKTLYSGERGRAAHELILDCRPFKDNGIEVTDIAKRLIDYGFHAPTVSFPVAGTVMIEPTESESKAELDRFCDALISIRKEIEEASENEPNNVLKNAPHTIKMLTASEWNLPYSREKAAFPLDYIADNKFWPTVRRVDEAFGDRNLMCTCPPIEEYMEA
- a CDS encoding UbiA prenyltransferase family protein, whose translation is MKRLKNLFELYINSSVHTGIAVVCFTLVTFLEFGIKIDHNLLGFIFFGTITSYNFVKYASVARLHHSSLAGNLKIIQVFSFFCFVALLWFTLKQDYKTLFASSILGMLTLLYATPVLRGHQNLRNIAGVKVFVIAITATGTGVLLPLLHQYDVSFQDKFLAIFQRILIHVVLMLPFEIRDLRFDDPSLKTIPQLLGVKNTKLFGVVLMVLAVSISFFRTNIGHHSLIGLSIFSIVVVLMLWASRIKQKPFYAAFWVEAAPIFWVLILVILNVIF